A portion of the Mesobacillus boroniphilus genome contains these proteins:
- a CDS encoding energy-coupling factor transporter transmembrane component T family protein, with product MHIQFDSKETWLHKINPSVKLLTFASLFFVVLFIHNINLIVLFTLAPCILFLFFTGHPFRRIMLFSIPFILIFVSTSSSMILFGKGETTLLKWGLVHISQESLFRGIHLGFRALIYAMLGLTFALTTRPVMLFYSLMQQLKLKPKYAYSFMAGIRLVPIMIEEFTTIRYARTVRGVEQSYSLGGIFSSIRSFSIPLLSQSIRRAYRIAVAMEAKRFSQTDSRTFYYSIEFSRYDLFFIAYFAALLSLAYFISGQYPLFPAVDVRSL from the coding sequence ATGCATATACAATTTGACAGCAAAGAGACATGGCTTCATAAAATCAATCCAAGTGTGAAGCTTTTGACATTTGCCTCCCTGTTTTTCGTCGTATTGTTCATCCATAACATCAACCTGATTGTCCTGTTCACTTTAGCTCCCTGTATTTTGTTTCTCTTTTTCACCGGACACCCATTCAGGAGAATCATGCTTTTCTCCATCCCGTTCATCCTGATTTTTGTTTCCACCTCTTCGTCGATGATTCTCTTCGGCAAAGGGGAAACAACCCTTTTAAAGTGGGGGTTGGTGCATATTTCTCAGGAAAGCCTGTTCAGAGGGATACACCTGGGATTCAGGGCGCTAATCTATGCCATGCTTGGCCTAACATTTGCCCTTACGACCCGTCCGGTCATGCTGTTTTATTCACTGATGCAGCAGTTGAAGCTTAAACCAAAGTATGCTTACAGCTTCATGGCTGGAATCCGTCTCGTTCCAATCATGATTGAAGAGTTCACAACAATCAGGTATGCCCGGACCGTAAGAGGTGTGGAGCAGTCCTATTCTTTGGGTGGAATCTTTTCTTCTATTAGAAGCTTTTCTATTCCGCTTCTATCCCAAAGTATTCGGCGTGCATACAGGATCGCAGTGGCTATGGAGGCGAAGCGCTTCTCCCAGACTGATAGCAGGACTTTTTATTACAGCATCGAGTTTTCCAGGTACGACCTGTTTTTTATCGCTTATTTTGCTGCCCTCCTGTCACTGGCCTATTTTATTTCCGGACAGTACCCGCTCTTCCCTGCAGTTGATGTTCGTTCACTATGA
- a CDS encoding ABC transporter ATP-binding protein: protein MSIISSFEKLRLKFPGAEKLLFKDLSITFEKGEKVLLLGPTGCGKSTLLQALSGLIPKSVEIPIHYERAIYPDSWGFVFQDPDTQFCMPYADEEIAFVLENLQLPRELMPERIAELLSVVGLELDGPHSSIQTFSGGMKQRLAIASVLALDPDVLFFDEPTAMLDPEGTKMIWETVKKISSDKTVIIVEHKIEHVADFIDRVIVFDDAGTIIADGTPELVFASYKNEFQKNGIWFPGVWEQYKTARPPSKKLDLQNKKHLVLENFKGFRKKNVKIHIERAVAESGDWIAVAGKNGAGKSTLLLSLIQLLTTTGTYEIDGRMIHKNKDVSKDAAFVFQNPEFQFVANTVYDELAFTFMQKKEDETAVQQKVSELLLLFKLADQQDLHPYQLSMGQKRRLSVATAFAQNPFILLLDEPTFGQDSQNTFALLELLEKYQAKGCIIIMATHDRHIIEHFATKVWNVSEGKVTVAEKNFEEDEIEISVEDIHAYTI, encoded by the coding sequence GTGTCAATTATATCATCGTTTGAAAAACTGAGATTAAAGTTTCCCGGGGCTGAAAAGCTCCTATTCAAAGACCTGTCCATAACTTTTGAAAAAGGAGAAAAGGTTCTTCTGCTCGGGCCAACGGGATGCGGAAAATCGACTCTGTTACAGGCGCTGTCTGGATTGATTCCTAAGTCTGTCGAGATTCCCATCCATTATGAACGTGCCATCTATCCAGATTCCTGGGGATTTGTCTTCCAGGATCCGGATACTCAATTTTGTATGCCATATGCAGATGAAGAAATTGCCTTTGTTCTTGAAAACCTTCAGCTGCCAAGAGAATTAATGCCGGAAAGGATTGCCGAACTACTTTCAGTCGTGGGCCTTGAGCTTGATGGCCCACATTCCAGCATCCAGACTTTTTCAGGCGGGATGAAGCAGCGGCTGGCAATCGCTTCTGTCCTTGCCCTTGATCCTGACGTCCTGTTTTTTGACGAGCCCACTGCAATGCTCGATCCGGAAGGGACAAAGATGATCTGGGAGACGGTTAAAAAGATTTCTTCAGATAAAACCGTGATTATCGTCGAGCATAAAATCGAACATGTCGCTGATTTTATCGACCGGGTTATCGTGTTTGACGATGCCGGAACAATCATCGCCGATGGCACACCAGAGCTTGTTTTTGCTTCTTATAAAAACGAATTCCAGAAAAACGGCATATGGTTTCCAGGCGTATGGGAACAATATAAAACTGCCAGACCACCATCAAAAAAGCTAGATTTACAGAATAAAAAACATCTAGTTTTGGAGAATTTCAAAGGCTTCCGGAAGAAGAACGTGAAGATCCATATTGAGAGGGCTGTGGCGGAGTCTGGCGACTGGATTGCTGTGGCGGGTAAAAATGGTGCCGGTAAAAGCACTTTGCTCTTGTCACTGATTCAATTACTGACAACAACTGGCACATATGAAATCGATGGCAGGATGATTCACAAAAACAAGGATGTATCAAAGGATGCTGCATTTGTATTTCAAAATCCGGAATTCCAATTCGTGGCCAATACGGTATATGACGAGCTTGCCTTTACTTTCATGCAAAAAAAGGAAGATGAAACTGCGGTTCAGCAGAAGGTTTCTGAGCTGCTGCTGTTATTCAAACTCGCTGATCAACAAGACCTTCATCCCTACCAATTATCGATGGGGCAAAAACGCCGTCTCAGCGTGGCAACAGCATTTGCGCAAAACCCTTTTATTCTCCTGCTGGATGAGCCCACCTTTGGCCAAGATTCACAAAACACATTCGCACTCCTTGAACTATTGGAGAAATACCAGGCGAAAGGGTGCATCATCATCATGGCAACCCATGACCGGCACATCATTGAGCACTTTGCTACCAAGGTGTGGAATGTCAGCGAGGGTAAGGTGACTGTGGCAGAAAAAAACTTTGAAGAAGATGAAATCGAGATTTCAGTGGAGGACATCCATGCATATACAATTTGA
- a CDS encoding ECF transporter S component, with protein MSKGLKLTDILVTVVISIAFGIVYKLWGPLYYALKPLGLHLDQFIYGMWFIAAIVAFLIIRKPGVALLAEVAASSGEFLMGSEWGLEVLLYGFIQGLFAELVLMAFGYKRSGVFVVSLASIAACGGSLIMDFYKGYIEDLAAWNLTLLVVMRVAGSILFSGLLAHVIVKALERTGVTNVLRPASKEDFDSLNQ; from the coding sequence ATGTCAAAAGGGTTAAAACTAACAGATATTTTAGTGACCGTGGTCATTTCGATTGCGTTTGGAATTGTTTATAAGCTATGGGGACCACTATATTATGCTCTCAAGCCACTGGGACTTCACCTGGATCAATTTATATACGGAATGTGGTTCATTGCTGCTATCGTGGCGTTCTTGATTATCCGGAAACCAGGTGTGGCACTCCTTGCTGAAGTAGCCGCTTCATCGGGGGAATTCCTGATGGGCTCGGAATGGGGCCTGGAAGTTCTATTGTATGGGTTTATCCAGGGACTGTTTGCCGAGCTGGTGCTGATGGCTTTTGGCTATAAGCGCTCCGGAGTGTTTGTCGTCAGCCTCGCGAGTATCGCAGCGTGCGGTGGTTCTCTAATCATGGATTTCTATAAGGGTTATATCGAGGACTTGGCAGCATGGAACCTTACCTTACTAGTCGTCATGAGGGTTGCAGGATCCATTCTTTTCTCGGGGCTGCTTGCACATGTAATCGTGAAGGCCCTTGAGCGGACTGGTGTTACAAATGTCCTGAGACCAGCTTCAAAGGAAGACTTTGATTCCTTGAATCAATAA
- the tenA gene encoding thiaminase II codes for MSTFTSMIRQEANEVWEANFNHPFVQGIANGTLSLESFRYYLLQDSYYLSHFARIQAIGASRAEDLSTTARMAAHAQGTYQAELSLHERFMGQLGVTKEDLQGFEPAPTAYAYTSHLYRVAASGSIGEIIASILPCYWIYYEIGLMLKDASPDHPIYQEWIAAYGGDWFRELVMEQLNFLDAIAETASEKEKEKMKQHFLISSQYELQFWEMAYSLEGWPINITDALAQ; via the coding sequence ATGTCAACATTCACAAGCATGATCCGTCAAGAAGCAAACGAGGTATGGGAGGCGAATTTCAATCACCCTTTCGTCCAGGGAATCGCAAACGGGACTTTATCACTTGAATCCTTTCGATATTACCTTTTACAGGATTCCTATTACCTCTCCCATTTCGCCCGTATTCAGGCAATCGGAGCCTCGAGGGCTGAGGATTTATCTACAACTGCAAGAATGGCTGCCCATGCACAAGGTACATATCAGGCCGAACTCAGTTTACATGAAAGGTTTATGGGACAGCTCGGAGTCACCAAGGAAGATTTACAAGGATTTGAGCCAGCGCCGACTGCCTATGCCTATACCTCTCACCTTTACAGGGTCGCTGCTTCAGGAAGCATTGGGGAAATCATTGCTTCGATCCTTCCCTGCTATTGGATTTACTATGAGATTGGGCTAATGCTCAAAGATGCGTCTCCGGATCATCCGATTTACCAGGAATGGATTGCCGCCTATGGCGGCGACTGGTTCAGAGAGCTGGTGATGGAGCAGCTTAACTTTCTGGATGCTATTGCAGAAACTGCTTCAGAAAAGGAAAAAGAAAAGATGAAGCAACACTTTTTAATCAGCAGTCAATATGAGCTGCAATTCTGGGAAATGGCATACTCGCTTGAAGGCTGGCCAATAAATATTACCGATGCTTTAGCACAGTAA
- the trxB gene encoding thioredoxin-disulfide reductase codes for MSEEKIYDVIIIGAGPAGMTAAVYTSRANLSTLMLERGVPGGQMANTEEVENYPGFDHILGPELSTKMFDHAKKFGAEYAYGDVKEVIDGKEYKIIKAGNKEYKARSIIVSAGAEYKKLGVPGEQELGGRGVSYCAVCDGAFFKGKELVVVGGGDSAVEEGVYLTRFASKVTIVHRRDELRAQKILQDRAFANDKIDFIWNHTVKQINDKDGKVGSVTLVSTQDGEEREFAADGVFIYIGMVPLTKPFEGLGITNSNGYIETNEQMETKVPGIFAAGDIREKTLRQIVTATGDGSIAAQNAQHYVEELIEELKANA; via the coding sequence ATGTCAGAAGAGAAAATTTATGACGTCATTATCATCGGTGCCGGACCGGCTGGGATGACGGCTGCTGTTTATACTTCACGTGCGAACTTGTCTACACTGATGCTTGAGCGCGGCGTGCCGGGCGGACAGATGGCAAATACAGAAGAAGTTGAAAACTATCCAGGCTTTGACCATATTCTTGGACCTGAGCTTTCAACGAAAATGTTTGACCACGCGAAAAAATTCGGTGCTGAATATGCTTACGGTGATGTAAAAGAAGTCATCGATGGCAAGGAATATAAAATCATCAAAGCTGGCAACAAAGAATATAAGGCGCGCTCCATCATTGTTTCTGCTGGTGCAGAATACAAGAAGCTGGGGGTTCCTGGCGAGCAGGAGCTTGGCGGCCGTGGTGTTTCTTACTGTGCGGTATGTGACGGCGCATTCTTCAAAGGAAAAGAACTTGTTGTTGTTGGCGGCGGAGACTCAGCTGTCGAAGAGGGCGTTTATTTGACTCGCTTCGCTTCAAAAGTGACAATCGTTCACCGTCGTGATGAGCTCCGTGCGCAAAAAATCCTTCAGGATCGTGCATTTGCCAATGACAAAATTGATTTCATCTGGAACCATACTGTCAAGCAGATCAACGACAAAGATGGTAAAGTCGGCAGCGTGACTCTTGTTTCAACACAAGATGGCGAAGAAAGAGAATTCGCGGCAGATGGTGTATTCATCTATATCGGAATGGTTCCATTGACTAAGCCATTCGAGGGCCTTGGAATCACGAATAGCAATGGCTATATCGAAACAAACGAACAGATGGAAACGAAAGTGCCGGGAATCTTCGCAGCTGGCGACATCCGTGAAAAGACACTTCGCCAAATCGTTACAGCAACTGGCGACGGTAGTATCGCGGCACAAAACGCGCAGCATTATGTCGAAGAATTGATCGAAGAATTAAAAGCAAACGCATAA
- a CDS encoding NUDIX hydrolase, giving the protein MQRVTNCVLVKDNKILLLQKPRRNWWVAPGGKMEPGETVKDSCVREFREETGIYLRNPQIKGIFTFVIKEDDQVVSEWMMFTFYATEADGINLDECEEGTLAWHELDGIKDLPMAAGDYHILEYMVHGQGIIYGTFTYTPDFELINYRLDPN; this is encoded by the coding sequence ATGCAGCGAGTGACGAATTGTGTTTTAGTAAAAGATAATAAGATTTTGCTGCTGCAAAAGCCGCGCCGAAATTGGTGGGTGGCTCCAGGCGGAAAAATGGAACCAGGAGAAACCGTGAAGGATTCATGTGTCAGGGAATTTCGCGAAGAAACAGGGATTTACCTGCGCAATCCGCAAATAAAAGGGATTTTCACATTTGTCATCAAGGAAGATGATCAAGTTGTATCCGAGTGGATGATGTTCACGTTTTACGCCACTGAGGCAGATGGCATCAACCTGGATGAATGTGAGGAAGGAACACTTGCCTGGCATGAGCTTGACGGCATAAAAGACCTGCCAATGGCAGCGGGAGATTATCACATCCTGGAATACATGGTCCATGGACAAGGAATTATCTATGGCACTTTTACTTATACACCGGATTTTGAGCTGATCAATTACAGGCTCGATCCAAATTGA
- the rapZ gene encoding RNase adapter RapZ, with protein sequence MSTGSSTDTQLVIITGMSGAGKTVAIQSFEDLGFFCVDNLPPTLLPKFLELMKESGTKMNKVALVMDLRGREFFDSLFKALDDLAETSWVTPQVLFLDADDSTLVRRYKETRRSHPLAPSGLPLEGIQLERELLEELKGRAQLIYKTTGMKPKELREKILEEFSVNKKTIFTVNVMSFGFKHGIPIDADLVFDVRFLPNPHYIEHMRPKTGLDEDVSTYVLKWNETSKFLEKVTDLLGFMLPHYKREGKAQLIIAIGCTGGQHRSVALAEHIARFFEKDYHTRVTHRDIDKRQGHIK encoded by the coding sequence ATGAGTACCGGTTCAAGCACTGATACCCAGCTCGTGATTATAACAGGTATGTCTGGCGCAGGTAAAACCGTCGCCATCCAGAGCTTCGAAGACCTTGGTTTCTTCTGCGTCGACAACCTGCCGCCAACTTTGCTGCCGAAATTCCTTGAGTTAATGAAGGAATCTGGCACGAAAATGAACAAAGTGGCACTGGTCATGGATTTGCGAGGACGCGAATTTTTTGACTCTCTATTTAAAGCGCTGGATGATTTGGCTGAAACTTCATGGGTGACACCACAGGTATTGTTCCTTGACGCGGATGACTCGACTCTTGTGCGCCGCTATAAAGAAACGAGACGTTCGCACCCGCTTGCTCCATCCGGACTGCCGCTTGAAGGCATCCAGCTTGAACGAGAGCTTCTGGAAGAACTGAAGGGTAGAGCGCAGCTTATCTACAAAACAACAGGAATGAAGCCGAAAGAACTCCGTGAAAAAATCCTTGAGGAGTTTTCGGTGAACAAGAAGACGATTTTTACGGTCAATGTCATGTCCTTTGGTTTCAAGCATGGAATACCAATTGATGCTGACCTTGTTTTTGACGTCCGCTTTTTGCCAAATCCACATTATATTGAACACATGCGTCCAAAAACAGGTCTTGATGAAGACGTGTCGACATATGTTTTAAAATGGAACGAGACGAGCAAGTTCCTTGAAAAGGTGACTGATTTGCTGGGTTTCATGCTCCCTCACTATAAAAGGGAAGGAAAGGCTCAGCTAATCATTGCCATCGGCTGCACAGGCGGCCAGCACCGTTCTGTTGCCCTGGCGGAACACATCGCCAGATTTTTCGAGAAAGACTATCATACCCGTGTGACCCACCGTGATATCGATAAAAGGCAGGGACATATAAAATGA
- a CDS encoding gluconeogenesis factor YvcK family protein, with the protein MMTDGLPKIVIIGGGTGLPVLLRGLKKHPVDITAIVTVADDGGSSGRLREDMQIPPPGDIRNVLAALSDVEPLIEEMFQHRFNTANELSGHSLGNLILAAMTSITGNFVHAIQEMSKVLNVRGKVLPAANRSVMLNAVMEDDSIVRGESKIPYSGKRIKRVFLNPEGVKPLPETLQAIREADLIVIGPGSLYTSILPNLLVKRLGKEVCKAKARKVYICNLMTQAGETHDFAASDHIKAIYDHMDCAFIDTILVNSETIPPDVELRYKEELAQPVHFDLDRLMSLGIEVVQDEIAELDGNVIRHDTKKVSEILYSMIINETKKRYNA; encoded by the coding sequence ATGATGACGGATGGACTGCCAAAAATCGTCATCATCGGGGGTGGAACGGGTCTCCCTGTCCTGCTGCGGGGCTTGAAAAAACACCCAGTCGACATCACTGCGATTGTCACGGTTGCTGATGATGGCGGCAGCTCTGGCCGATTGAGGGAGGATATGCAAATTCCTCCACCGGGGGATATCCGGAATGTCCTTGCAGCACTTTCAGATGTGGAGCCGTTGATCGAAGAGATGTTCCAGCACCGATTCAATACAGCCAATGAATTGTCCGGCCATTCGCTTGGCAATCTAATCTTGGCCGCGATGACGTCGATCACCGGCAATTTTGTTCATGCGATACAGGAAATGAGCAAGGTCCTGAATGTGCGCGGGAAAGTACTGCCGGCGGCAAACAGGAGCGTTATGCTTAATGCGGTGATGGAGGATGACAGCATCGTCAGGGGAGAATCCAAAATACCTTACTCCGGAAAAAGGATCAAAAGGGTCTTTTTGAATCCAGAAGGAGTAAAGCCATTGCCTGAAACTCTCCAGGCCATCAGGGAAGCTGATTTGATTGTGATCGGGCCGGGCAGTTTGTATACTAGCATACTGCCGAATTTGCTCGTAAAGAGACTTGGCAAGGAAGTTTGCAAAGCCAAAGCACGCAAGGTGTATATTTGCAACCTGATGACCCAGGCAGGGGAGACACATGATTTTGCTGCCAGTGATCATATTAAAGCAATCTATGACCACATGGACTGTGCTTTTATTGATACGATTCTTGTGAACAGTGAGACAATCCCGCCGGATGTTGAACTACGTTATAAGGAAGAGCTTGCCCAGCCTGTCCATTTTGACCTTGACCGGCTGATGTCATTAGGGATTGAAGTCGTCCAGGATGAAATCGCTGAGCTGGATGGCAATGTCATCAGGCATGACACGAAAAAAGTTTCAGAAATTTTATATTCTATGATAATAAATGAAACCAAAAAGAGATATAACGCGTAA
- the whiA gene encoding DNA-binding protein WhiA has translation MSFASETKKELTNIDVKGCCADAELSALIRMNGSLSFSNRKLIVDIQTENAAIARRIYTLIKKSYQVQVELLVRKKMRLKKNNVYIVRLKESAREILEDLKILGEGFEIIYDISPELVKKKCCKRSYLRGAFLAGGSVNNPETSSYHLEIASMYQEHNHSLCELMNTFGLNSKTLERKKGFITYLKEAEKITEFLNIVGAHNALLRFEDIRIVRDMRNSVNRLVNCETANLNKTIGAALRQVENIRFIRDTVGLQILPEKLREIAQLRVDYQDVTLKELGEMVSGGTISKSGINHRLRKIDEIADKLRAGQITNK, from the coding sequence GTGTCGTTCGCTTCGGAAACAAAAAAGGAACTCACGAATATAGACGTGAAGGGCTGCTGCGCCGACGCGGAACTGTCCGCTTTAATCCGGATGAATGGTTCCCTTTCCTTCTCAAATCGCAAACTCATCGTAGACATACAGACGGAAAATGCCGCGATTGCCAGGCGTATCTATACCTTGATCAAAAAAAGTTATCAGGTTCAGGTAGAGCTCCTTGTGCGCAAAAAGATGCGGCTGAAAAAAAATAATGTTTATATTGTCCGCCTTAAGGAATCAGCCAGGGAAATTCTGGAGGATTTAAAGATATTAGGAGAAGGTTTTGAAATAATTTATGACATATCGCCTGAACTAGTGAAAAAGAAATGTTGTAAGCGTTCTTATCTAAGAGGCGCTTTCCTTGCGGGAGGTTCTGTGAACAACCCGGAAACATCCTCCTATCATTTGGAGATTGCCTCCATGTATCAGGAACATAATCACTCATTATGTGAGCTGATGAATACGTTCGGGTTGAACAGTAAAACGCTTGAGCGAAAAAAAGGCTTCATCACATATTTGAAGGAAGCGGAAAAAATCACTGAGTTTTTGAACATCGTTGGTGCACATAATGCGTTGCTGCGATTCGAGGATATCCGGATTGTCCGCGACATGAGAAACTCGGTTAATCGCCTCGTGAATTGTGAAACAGCTAACTTGAATAAAACAATTGGTGCTGCACTACGACAGGTAGAGAATATCCGCTTCATAAGGGATACAGTCGGCCTGCAAATTTTACCGGAAAAGCTGAGGGAAATCGCTCAGCTCCGTGTCGATTACCAGGATGTCACCCTTAAAGAGTTGGGCGAGATGGTAAGCGGTGGAACAATCAGCAAATCAGGAATCAATCACCGGCTGCGAAAGATCGATGAAATTGCGGATAAACTGCGTGCCGGACAAATTACAAATAAATAG
- a CDS encoding HPr family phosphocarrier protein: protein MVEKQVEVKLKTGLQARPAALFVQEANRFSSDIFLEKDGKKVNAKSIMGLMSLAVSAGASVNLIAEGNDEEEAVEKLAEYIQKEN from the coding sequence ATGGTGGAAAAACAGGTGGAAGTAAAATTGAAAACTGGTTTACAGGCTCGCCCTGCGGCGTTGTTCGTGCAAGAAGCAAACAGGTTCTCATCTGATATATTTCTAGAGAAGGACGGAAAAAAGGTGAACGCGAAGAGCATCATGGGATTGATGAGCCTTGCCGTTAGTGCTGGCGCATCCGTGAACCTGATCGCAGAAGGCAATGATGAGGAAGAAGCAGTGGAAAAGCTCGCTGAATATATCCAGAAAGAAAACTAA
- the clpP gene encoding ATP-dependent Clp endopeptidase proteolytic subunit ClpP: MNLIPTVIEQTNRGERAYDIYSRLLKDRIIMLGSGIDDNVANSIVAQLLFLEAENPEKDISIYINSPGGSITAGMAIYDTMQFIKPDVQTICIGMAASMGAFLLAAGTKGKRYALPNAEVMIHQPLGGAQGQATEIEIAAKRILFLREKLNTILSERTGQPLEVISKDTDRDNFMTADRAKEYGLVDQIITRNVLEEKKDK, from the coding sequence ATGAACTTGATTCCTACAGTCATTGAACAAACGAATCGGGGCGAAAGGGCATATGATATTTATTCCCGCCTTTTAAAGGATCGCATCATTATGCTGGGAAGCGGGATTGATGACAATGTTGCCAACTCAATCGTAGCTCAGTTGCTTTTCCTGGAAGCTGAAAATCCGGAAAAAGACATCTCCATCTACATTAATAGCCCGGGCGGCAGCATCACTGCCGGTATGGCAATCTACGATACTATGCAGTTCATCAAGCCAGATGTCCAAACAATATGTATCGGTATGGCTGCTTCCATGGGTGCATTCCTTCTCGCTGCTGGTACAAAAGGGAAGCGTTATGCACTTCCGAACGCAGAAGTCATGATTCACCAGCCACTGGGTGGTGCTCAGGGACAGGCGACAGAAATTGAAATCGCTGCGAAGCGCATTCTTTTCCTTCGTGAAAAGCTGAATACAATCCTTTCTGAGCGTACTGGCCAGCCACTTGAAGTCATCTCGAAAGATACTGACCGTGACAACTTCATGACTGCTGACCGTGCGAAGGAATATGGTCTTGTTGACCAGATCATCACTCGCAATGTGCTTGAAGAAAAGAAGGATAAATAA